TGCTTTCAGCTGGTCAATAAAGTGTGAACGGTCGGCCGTGGTAAAGGTAGTGATGACTTCATACGTTGGATAAACAGAACGGGTTTGGTACAGATACGAATCGGAGGGAAGTCCCTGAACAGAACTTACTACGATACGTGCGGGGTCCCGACCCTGAACATAGCGGACGTTGAGCCGGGGGTTATCGGCAATGACGGTGCCCATGCCTACCATAACGGCGTCGAACTCCGCCCGCAGCCTGTGCACCTCGGTTTGGGCCTCAACCCCTGTAATGCTGATGGGGGAGCGCTCGAGCGGAGCCATGATACCATTGGAGCTTTGGGCAATCTTAACCACGATGTACGGCATCCCGGTTGTTACAGTCTTTATGTAGGCTCTGTTTATTCTGGTAATGGTATCTGTGGCGGCTCCATGGTGAATAAAGGCACGAACTCCGTGTGTGAGCAGAAAATCGATACCGCCTCCGCGGACCGTCGGGTTAGGGTCGGCCATTCCTGCAACAACCGTCTGGATACCAGACTGTACGATTCTGTGTGTGCACGGAGGCTGTTTGCCGCTATGGTTGCATGGTTCCAGTGTTACGTACAGTACAGCCTCGGCTGGTATGCTATGCAGCTGATTGAGTGCATGCACCTCTGCATGTTGTTCACCGTACCGTTCGTGCCAACCCTCGGAGAGAATTGTTGACCCAACAGCAACAACAGCACCAACACGCGGATTCGGACTCGTGGTACCCGTACCGTTTAGCGACAGCCGGGCTGCCCGTGCAAGCATTTCATCACACAGTTGTTTACTTGGATACTCTGCCATACCCATGGTTTACCGGGGAGGCCATGAAATGTTCAAATCGGTTCTGTAGGGTTTGGGGTGAGCCGGAATCAAAAGCTCTACATGGTAATCGCCGTCACTAACCCGTACCCCCTGAAGGTTTCTGCCATTCCATGGAATAACATACCGCTGCATCTGGTTGGGTGTTTGCGGTTCAACAGTGCTAACAAACTGTAAGAAGTTGCGTTCGTAATCTGACCTGTACACAACAGTCCCGGCTTCGTCGGTAATGATGATTCGGAAGACTTCGGACGACGGGAGGTATTCGCCTGGCGGAACAAAAATGCGCTTTGCAACAGCTCCAATCTCCATCGTTGTATCGTTAACGGCATGCGAAAATGCAGTGAGTTCAAGAGGTTCGATCACCTCGTAAGTAAGATGCGTTCTGAATACAAGATGTTCCTCCGGCGTAACGACCGAAACATCAGCCCAGCAGCTCTTGCTGGCGACGGCAGGCTTGGTATCCCATGTTGCATTCCCAGTCAGGTGAATTGTTTCTCCTACGCCCGGTGCACCTGCCGTACTAAGCGAGAACGTGATGATATCGTTCATACTATTCTCGTCTGCGCCTACTGCAGCCTCTACATACTTTACATATTTACCCGACGTTCGCAGGGTTGGTGTTCCAATAAAGCTGATATTAACTGTTCCGTCTGTAAGCTTTACTGCTCGTAAATCGTACACTGGTTCGTTAACCCGAAGGGCTTTGCCAGAGCGCACGAAGTCACTATGAGCTACGCGTACACAGCCGGTGGTAGAAATGGTGACGATCGTAATGATGACGAGTAAGGAGCACCACCGATGTAAGCGTGATCGTATCATGCTGCAAAAATAGCCGATTCTATCACTTCAGCTGTGGTGCGGGCGGCCTGCGCTGCAGTGTGTAGCACATGGTGGTGACCGAGAACAGGCAGCTGTACTTCGGATGTTGTATTGGTAACAACGGCAAGAGCAATACAGGACAAGCCAAGTGTGCGTGCTGCCGTCAGCTCGGGAACCATACTCATGCCGATGACGTCGGCACCCATCCGACGAAACATTCGGATCTCAGCCCGGGTTTCGTATTGTGGACCACGGGTCTGGACGTAGGTAACACTACGTAACCCTAGCCCCTTTCTCAGACAAGCCTCGCGGGTTGCACCTGCCCAGTCGCGGTTCACAGGGAAGCGTCCGGCAGTACCGAGTGAATCTATCATCCCAATAACATCATCAATGATTGTAACATCGGCTGCTTGAAGCGAACGGTTGAGCGCACCAACGGCACTGGTAACGATGAGGTGGGTAACGCCCTGCGACTTCAGGTATTCCAGTGGTCGTGCCAGAGTGGTCTGGCTGTGTCCTTCGTATTGATGCAGGCGCCCGCTCATGACCAGGGCCTGCTGGGTACCAATCTGCTGCATGCCAATGGTACCGTTATGTCCGGCAACAGTTGTAGCGGGTACACCCGGTATAGAATCAAATTGAATACTGTCACCGGTTGGTGTTCCTATCGTGATACCACTACCGGCGATAACGGCAACGAGGGGCATACCGAAATATATTGCTTCTAAACGAAATCCTACTGTAAAAAACGATTTGCAATGGTTTATCAGTCGGCACAACCCTAATTTCGCTCATGATAAAAAGCATGACGGGGTTTGGAAAGGCCCAAGGTGAAGTACTGGGAAGCACGGTTACGGTAGAAATAAAAAGTGTGAACGGACGCTACCTGGAACCGTCCGTGCGCCTTCCTAAGGAGTGGGCACATATTGAACAGGGTATCCGTGAAGTGATACGGGACCGTATCAGCCGTGGCAGTGTGAACGTTTTTGTACGGAGAGAATCAACGCTGGCCACCGATGATGTTGTTGTGAATATCCCTGCAGCAGAGGCCTACGTTGTGGCACTGCAAACCATACAGAATGAACTCAATCTGCCCGGCACCATTGGTATTGAAATGGTTGCACGGTACGATGCAGTGTTCCGTGGCGTGGCCGATGCCGATGCCGATGCCTCGAAAGAACTCCTGCCACTCGTCTCTATGGCAGTTGATGGTCTGGACGTCATGCGGACAAACGAAGGTGCTATTCTCGCCAATGATATGGCTGAACGCCTGGAGTCAATTACCACCATGCTCACCCGTGCCGAAAACCTCAGTGCACAACGCATTCCACTGGAAAGGGAACGCCTCAGAGAGAAAGTCCGTCAGCTCATGAATGACGAAGCTGTCGACGAACAGCGACTCCAGCTGGAAATTGTTCTTTTGAGCGAAAAGCTGGATGTGAGTGAAGAAAGTGTTCGTCTGCGAAGCCATATTAAACATTACCGTGCCGACCTAGAGAAAGGCGGAGCCGTTGGACGACGTCTGAACTTCTTGGTGCAGGAAATGAACCGCGAAGTAAACACCATCGGAAGCAAGGCTGCCGATGCTGACATTGCACTCCTGGTTGTGGGAATGAAGGAAGAACTGGAACGGATTCGTGAACAAGTGCAAAACATAGAATGAGCAAGAGCCTGATTGTGCTGAGCGCACCCAGCGGCGCAGGCAAAACAACGGTTGCCCGACACTTGCTCCAGGTGTTTCCCATGCTTCGGTTTAGCGTCAGCGCCACAACCCGGCCAAAACGACGCGGTGAAGTTGATAAAAAAGATTATCACTTCTTGTCGCGTGATGAATTTAAACGTCGCATCGAACAGGGCGATCTCATCGAGTACGAAGAGATCTTTGGTAATTACTACGGAACCCTGAAAAGTGTTGTACAGGAATCCCTGACCCGCCGTGAATTTATTCTGTTCGATGTTGATGTGAAGGGGGCTTTAAGTTTGCGTACAGCATTCCCCAACGATTCGCTGCTGATTTTTGTTGCTCCTCCGGATATGCAGACACTGGCAGAAAGACTGCGGAACCGAAGAACGGAAACTGAAGAACAGATACAAATGCGTCTGGCTCGTGCCGAGATGGAGATGGGGCATATCGATGCATTTGACCATGTTCTGGTCAATTCAGTTCTGAACCAAACGCTGGAATCTGCAGAAACCATTGTCCAAAAAAACATTGCGGGATCGGGAGAGCAACAGCAGTTAGAGCTATGATCCGGATTCTTTCCAGCATACTGCTCATTAGTGTGGTTATGCAGAC
This is a stretch of genomic DNA from Ignavibacteria bacterium. It encodes these proteins:
- the ribD gene encoding bifunctional diaminohydroxyphosphoribosylaminopyrimidine deaminase/5-amino-6-(5-phosphoribosylamino)uracil reductase RibD, whose product is MAEYPSKQLCDEMLARAARLSLNGTGTTSPNPRVGAVVAVGSTILSEGWHERYGEQHAEVHALNQLHSIPAEAVLYVTLEPCNHSGKQPPCTHRIVQSGIQTVVAGMADPNPTVRGGGIDFLLTHGVRAFIHHGAATDTITRINRAYIKTVTTGMPYIVVKIAQSSNGIMAPLERSPISITGVEAQTEVHRLRAEFDAVMVGMGTVIADNPRLNVRYVQGRDPARIVVSSVQGLPSDSYLYQTRSVYPTYEVITTFTTADRSHFIDQLKALTLNGITGILCEPGPGLAAWLFALDLVDELHLHTAPVRIESGRSSNIPFDRFTRYSSQQAGADTIEILLRNGH
- a CDS encoding purine-nucleoside phosphorylase encodes the protein MPLVAVIAGSGITIGTPTGDSIQFDSIPGVPATTVAGHNGTIGMQQIGTQQALVMSGRLHQYEGHSQTTLARPLEYLKSQGVTHLIVTSAVGALNRSLQAADVTIIDDVIGMIDSLGTAGRFPVNRDWAGATREACLRKGLGLRSVTYVQTRGPQYETRAEIRMFRRMGADVIGMSMVPELTAARTLGLSCIALAVVTNTTSEVQLPVLGHHHVLHTAAQAARTTAEVIESAIFAA
- a CDS encoding YicC family protein — protein: MIKSMTGFGKAQGEVLGSTVTVEIKSVNGRYLEPSVRLPKEWAHIEQGIREVIRDRISRGSVNVFVRRESTLATDDVVVNIPAAEAYVVALQTIQNELNLPGTIGIEMVARYDAVFRGVADADADASKELLPLVSMAVDGLDVMRTNEGAILANDMAERLESITTMLTRAENLSAQRIPLERERLREKVRQLMNDEAVDEQRLQLEIVLLSEKLDVSEESVRLRSHIKHYRADLEKGGAVGRRLNFLVQEMNREVNTIGSKAADADIALLVVGMKEELERIREQVQNIE
- the gmk gene encoding guanylate kinase; this translates as MSKSLIVLSAPSGAGKTTVARHLLQVFPMLRFSVSATTRPKRRGEVDKKDYHFLSRDEFKRRIEQGDLIEYEEIFGNYYGTLKSVVQESLTRREFILFDVDVKGALSLRTAFPNDSLLIFVAPPDMQTLAERLRNRRTETEEQIQMRLARAEMEMGHIDAFDHVLVNSVLNQTLESAETIVQKNIAGSGEQQQLEL